In Candidatus Krumholzibacteriia bacterium, the genomic window ATCATGCGGGTCGTGCAGACCACCAACCCCTGCGGCATCCTCAACCCCGTCGTCGGCCAACCGATCATTGCTTCCTGCGCCTTCAACGTGACCGGGATCGTCCAGCAGTTCGACTCGACGGCCCCGCACACGACCGGCTATCAGTTGACGCCGCGCGCTCCAGCGGACCTGCAAATCCTGCCCGGCTGCGTGCTGGCCCCGGCACCGGTCATCGCCTACTCTCTGGCGACGAACAACATCAGGATCGGTTTCAACGTGGAGCTCAACGCGGCAGATGCCCAGACCACGTCGCACTACTCGCTGAGTACGTTCCAGGTCATCACCGCGGCCGTGTACGACAATACCAGCAAGTCCGTGACGCTCACCATCGGCACTCCCCTGGTACCCTCCGTGACGCCGCATGTGGTGTCGATGAGCGGTATTCGCAGCAACCTGCTTGTAGCCATGGACGGCGTGCAGACGATCGACCTGATCGGCGGCATCAGCACCATCCCGTTCATCCAGACCCCGGTGTCGCCGACCAACGACCGCTCCCGGGTCGAGAACCAGCAAGTGACCCTTCGCGGCATCGTCACCGAGACCACCCTTGTCGACTTTCCGTCGACCATCGCGGGTTTCTACATGCAGCAGGCCGGCACGACGGACTACGCCGGCATTTTCGTCTTCACCCCACCCTTCATGCCCAACCGCGGGGACGATGTCCTCGTGAGCGGCCAGGTGGTCGAGTTCCTCTCGGGGACGGAATACTGGACGGAGATCTCGAGCATCGACCATATGCAAGTCGTCGCCACGGGGCAGCCTCCCGTCACCCCGATCAACGTGGTGCCGGCGAACCTCACCGGAGTGGAGAACGATGCGGACGCGGAGAGGTTCGAGTCGTCGCTCGTCAAGCTGAGTGGGGTGACGACTCTGACGACAGCCTCCTTTGGCGAGCCCTTCGAGGTGGCGGCGGGGCTCGCTGGCCCGGACGTCGTGCCCGTCGACGACCTGGCCATCGAGGAGTCCGCTTACGCGCCCTGGCGCGGCGACGTCGTGGACGTGATCGGCATCGTGCGCTTCAGCGCCAGCCCACCCCTGCGGCGGCTGCAACCCCGCAACTGGAGCGAGCCGCCCACCGGGGACATCCATGTGATCAGCAAGACCAACACCTCCGACGTGCCTCCATCGGTGGTCCGCCGCTTCCTGGCGCAGAACGAGCCGAATCCCTTCAACCCGATGACACGGATCTCCTACGCCATCGAGAT contains:
- a CDS encoding FlgD immunoglobulin-like domain containing protein, whose amino-acid sequence is MKTSAKTPRLALAVAIAALLPAGAHAVDIGTLHCNDVNGVPLQNNQVVTVRGITTGTYPTGTATRLFIQDATGGINIFGTPQYCGAMGEELEVTGTVIHFNGLVELSSTATLPLSVTLLSSGNPQPAPVVQTPLQMNNSYQGDNCEPNESRLVRVGPVYVRTATGGVPTGTYSAQTNYMLISTGPDSLTNNCIMRVVQTTNPCGILNPVVGQPIIASCAFNVTGIVQQFDSTAPHTTGYQLTPRAPADLQILPGCVLAPAPVIAYSLATNNIRIGFNVELNAADAQTTSHYSLSTFQVITAAVYDNTSKSVTLTIGTPLVPSVTPHVVSMSGIRSNLLVAMDGVQTIDLIGGISTIPFIQTPVSPTNDRSRVENQQVTLRGIVTETTLVDFPSTIAGFYMQQAGTTDYAGIFVFTPPFMPNRGDDVLVSGQVVEFLSGTEYWTEISSIDHMQVVATGQPPVTPINVVPANLTGVENDADAERFESSLVKLSGVTTLTTASFGEPFEVAAGLAGPDVVPVDDLAIEESAYAPWRGDVVDVIGIVRFSASPPLRRLQPRNWSEPPTGDIHVISKTNTSDVPPSVVRRFLAQNEPNPFNPMTRISYAIEIPGRASLRVYDLQGRLVATLLDADAKAGPGFVEWNGRDSHGRQVPTGVYVYRLTSADGELSRKMVMLK